A window of the Brassica oleracea var. oleracea cultivar TO1000 chromosome C1, BOL, whole genome shotgun sequence genome harbors these coding sequences:
- the LOC106305974 gene encoding uncharacterized protein LOC106305974, giving the protein MDLAPEELQHLSIKGILRESTSIPKYSPKTFGLVTLTLIFPLSFAILAHSLFTQPIVAQLNQWTFFVVVFNFCYLAFLFAFSLLSTAAVVFTVASLYTSKPVSFTSTISAIPLVLNPLFVTFIWVCLLMLTYYTVFLIFLGLAFFSSLVISVLFLGVHVYMTALWHLASVVSVLEPVYGFAAMKKSYDLLKGKTFMACAVVFIYLALCGFVSEVFGKVVVRGGEDHGVFARIVAGGFLVGVLVVVNLVGLLVQSVFYYVCKSFHHQEIDKSALHDHLGGYLGEYVPLKSSIQMEHFDI; this is encoded by the coding sequence ATGGATCTTGCCCCTGAAGAGCTTCAACACCTCAGCATCAAAGGTATCCTACGTGAATCAACGTCAATCCCCAAATACTCCCCCAAAACCTTCGGCCTCGTAACCCTAACCCTAATATTCCCTCTCTCCTTCGCCATCCTCGCACATTCCCTCTTCACACAACCCATCGTAGCTCAGCTCAACCAATGGACTTTCTTCGTCGTCGTCTTCAACTTCTGCTACCTCGCCTTCCTCTTCGCCTTCTCTCTCCTCTCCACCGCCGCCGTCGTCTTCACCGTCGCCTCTCTCTACACTTCGAAGCCCGTTTCTTTCACCTCAACGATCTCAGCTATCCCCCTCGTCCTGAATCCACTCTTCGTCACTTTCATCTGGGTTTGTCTCTTGATGCTCACTTACTACACCGTGTTCTTGATCTTCTTGGGCTTAGCTTTCTTCTCGTCGCTAGTAATCTCCGTTCTCTTCTTGGGAGTTCACGTTTACATGACGGCTCTGTGGCATTTAGCCAGCGTGGTCTCTGTTCTTGAGCCGGTTTACGGTTTCGCCGCCATGAAGAAGAGCTACGACTTGCTAAAAGGGAAGACCTTTATGGCTTGTGCGGTGGTTTTCATCTATCTCGCTCTCTGTGGATTCGTTTCTGAAGTTTTCGGTAAGGTGGTGGTTCGTGGCGGAGAGGATCACGGAGTCTTCGCTAGGATAGTCGCTGGTGGGTTCTTGGTTGGTGTTCTTGTGGTAGTGAATCTTGTTGGGCTGCTTGTGCAGAGTGTGTTTTACTATGTTTGCAAGAGCTTTCATCATCAGGAGATTGATAAGTCTGCGTTGCATGATCATCTTGGTGGGTATCTTGGTGAATACGTGCCTCTTAAGAGCAGCATTCAAATGGAGCACTTTGATATTTGA